One Odocoileus virginianus isolate 20LAN1187 ecotype Illinois chromosome 4, Ovbor_1.2, whole genome shotgun sequence DNA segment encodes these proteins:
- the GP5 gene encoding platelet glycoprotein V, with translation MLRSALLCAALWLLRAQPFPCPPSCRCAFRDSAQCSRGTVAGIAALGLPTNLTHILLFQMGRGTLQNNSFSGMTVLQRLLLSDSHISAIAPGTFNDPIKLKTLRLSRNKITHLPGALLDNLVLLEQLFLDGNELKSLDQNLFQKLVHLQELFLNQNQLAFLPASLFTHLVNLKLLDLSGNNLTHLPEGLFGVQVKLEKLLLHSNRLVSLGSGLLDSLRALKELQLHTNHLRSIVPGAFDRLRSLSSLTLSRNRLEFLPSALFLHSHNLTFLTLFENPLEELPNVLFGEIGGLRELRLTGTQLRTLPAAAFRNLTGLRVLEVSLSPELSALPEDAFRGLGELQVLALRSTGLASLPAGLLRGLGRLRHVWLRSNRLRAVPSALFRNLSSLEEVQLDHNQLETLPGDAFEALPRLAEVLLGHNPWRCDCGLGPFLAWLRRHADLVGRAEPPQCHGPGPHAGRLLWTLQAGDLGCPRPGSPPPSRLAGGYSEGPPQPTLPAAPARANLGPKRSEPWTRQVAEDQSQNHSLYWGLYFLLLAAQALITGIIVFAMIKLSRLFRKLITEFWFEAMRKPCN, from the coding sequence ATGCTGAGGAGCGCTCTGCTGTGCGCGGCGCTCTGGCTCCTGCGCGCGCAGCCGTTTCCCTGCCCACCCTCCTGCAGGTGCGCCTTCCGCGACTCCGCGCAGTGCTCGCGCGGCACGGTGGCCGGCATCGCCGCGCTCGGCCTGCCCACCAACCTCACGCATATCTTGCTCTTCCAAATGGGCCGCGGCACCTTGCAGAACAACAGCTTCAGTGGCATGACCGTCCTGCAGCGCCTGTTGCTGTCTGACAGCCACATTTCCGCCATTGCCCCGGGCACGTTCAACGACCCGATAAAACTTAAAACCCTGAGGTTATCGCGCAACAAGATCACTCATCTCCCAGGCGCACTGTTGGATAACCTGGTGCTCCTGGAACAGTTGTTTCTGGACGGcaatgaactaaagagccttgacCAAAACCTGTTTCAGAAACTGGTTCACCTGCAGGAGCTCTTTCTGAACCAAAACCAACTCGCTTTCCTGCCTGCTAGCCTGTTCACACATCTGGTGAACCTGAAATTGCTGGATTTATCGGGAAACAATTTGACCCACCTGCCCGAGGGGTTGTTTGGGGTCCAGGTTAAGCTGGAGAAGCTTCTGCTCCACTCGAACCGGCTGGTCTCTTTGGGGTCGGGGCTGTTGGACAGCCTGCGCGCCCTGAAGGAGCTGCAGCTCCACACCAATCACCTCCGTTCCATCGTCCCCGGCGCCTTCGACCGGCTGCGAAGCCTGAGCTCCTTGACCCTTTCCAGAAACCGCCTCGAGTTCCTGCCCTCCGCCCTCTTTCTTCATTCGCACAATCTGACCTTCCTGACCCTGTTCGAAAACCCGCTGGAGGAACTCCCCAACGTGCTCTTCGGGGAGATAGGCGGCCTGCGGGAGCTGAGGCTGACAGGCACCCAGCTGCGCACCCTGCCCGCCGCCGCCTTCCGCAACCTCACCGGCCTGCGCGTCCTGGAGGTGTCGCTGAGCCCGGAGCTGAGCGCGCTCCCGGAGGACGCCTTCCGAGGCCTCGGCGAGCTGCAGGTGCTCGCCCTGCGCTCCACAGGCCTGGCCTCCCTCCCCGCCGGCCTGCTCCGCGGGCTCGGCCGGCTCCGCCACGTGTGGCTGCGCAGCAACCGGCTGCGCGCCGTGCCCAGCGCTCTCTTCCGCAACCTCAGCAGCCTGGAGGAGGTCCAGCTCGACCACAACCAGCTGGAGACCCTGCCGGGCGACGCGTTTGAGGCTCTGCCCCGGCTGGCGGAGGTCCTGCTGGGACACAATCCCTGGCGCTGCGACTGTGGCCTGGGGCCGTTCCTGGCGTGGCTGCGGCGGCACGCGGACCTCGTGGGTCGAGCCGAGCCCCCGCAGTGTCACGGGCCCGGGCCGCACGCCGGCCGACTGCTCTGGACCCTGCAGGCCGGCGACCTCGGCTGCCCGCGCCCCGGGAGCCCGCCTCCCAGCCGCCTGGCCGGGGGCTACTCCGAAGGCCCCCCGCAGCCCACCCTGCCCGCCGCCCCTGCCCGCGCTAACTTGGGACCCAAGCGCTCCGAGCCGTGGACCCGGCAGGTAGCTGAGGACCAAAGTCAGAACCATAGCCTGTACTGGGgtctttattttctgcttttagcCGCTCAGGCCCTAATTACCGGGATCATTGTGTTTGCGATGATTAAACTCAGCAGGCTCTTTCGGAAATTAATCACAGAGTTCTGGTTCGAGGCGATGAGAAAACCTTGCAATTAA